A portion of the Terriglobia bacterium genome contains these proteins:
- a CDS encoding histidine kinase dimerization/phospho-acceptor domain-containing protein, whose protein sequence is MDGSPVRGTERTPIARLNESRDVETFHGDLIRIIGNDLHHAEVFFGLFDTLSKSQQIPSWVKSHLDRHPALYKKLEQGEMAGISHAEESPVLRPASAARSSVVLIPLINESALQAVIGLVSPMDAPQLSAEEIESVRQLAYELSPILGRLQQIEQLLQENSRLKAAAGRVDEIEKDLAGIAAERNELGALIQMRSHLQANVAHELRTPLAAIRGYARMIADGRGGEVNSTHKDYLRVVMENTNRMIGLVSWMSYVSELTAQHLTLSVFDLRPVWMESVQSMRQKLADKSLQLTAKIPEEPFVVVGDQDKLAYVFTELIAAAASVSNASGTISAEFSHGRDKEVTVKINEKGASIPAEALTKIFDRSFNAITKPAVEHADSDAVNLSGVYDVVGMHGGRVFVNSTAGQGATFLFTLPAVSMAGEENSHEQAVHSGRRRR, encoded by the coding sequence ATGGACGGATCACCAGTTCGCGGCACTGAAAGAACTCCTATTGCACGATTAAATGAGTCACGGGACGTAGAAACTTTCCACGGTGATCTGATCCGGATTATCGGCAACGACCTCCATCATGCGGAGGTATTCTTTGGCCTGTTCGACACGCTTTCGAAAAGCCAGCAGATCCCATCGTGGGTAAAATCCCATCTGGATCGGCACCCGGCGCTCTACAAGAAACTGGAACAGGGAGAGATGGCCGGCATCAGCCATGCGGAAGAAAGTCCTGTACTTCGTCCCGCAAGCGCGGCCCGCTCGAGCGTCGTTTTGATTCCGCTCATCAATGAGAGCGCGCTGCAAGCGGTCATCGGCCTGGTGTCGCCGATGGACGCACCGCAATTGTCCGCAGAAGAAATCGAGAGTGTCCGCCAGCTGGCCTATGAGTTATCTCCCATCCTCGGCCGCCTGCAGCAAATCGAACAGTTACTCCAGGAAAACAGCAGATTGAAGGCGGCCGCCGGCCGTGTTGACGAGATCGAAAAAGATCTCGCCGGGATCGCCGCTGAAAGAAATGAGCTCGGCGCTCTGATCCAGATGCGGTCGCACCTCCAGGCAAACGTCGCACATGAATTGAGGACACCTCTCGCCGCCATTCGTGGTTATGCGCGGATGATCGCGGATGGCCGCGGTGGAGAAGTCAATTCCACACATAAGGACTATCTCCGGGTCGTCATGGAGAATACCAACCGGATGATCGGCCTTGTCAGCTGGATGAGCTACGTCTCCGAGTTGACGGCGCAACACCTCACGCTGAGCGTGTTTGATTTACGGCCCGTGTGGATGGAGTCCGTACAGTCCATGCGGCAGAAGCTTGCGGACAAGTCTCTGCAACTCACCGCCAAAATTCCGGAAGAACCTTTTGTGGTCGTGGGCGACCAGGACAAGCTCGCCTACGTGTTCACTGAACTTATCGCTGCCGCCGCATCTGTTTCAAACGCATCGGGGACGATCTCCGCGGAGTTTTCGCACGGCAGGGATAAGGAAGTGACGGTCAAAATCAACGAGAAAGGCGCTTCGATTCCAGCAGAAGCGCTGACAAAGATCTTCGATCGGTCCTTCAACGCGATTACGAAACCGGCGGTGGAGCACGCAGACTCCGATGCCGTCAATCTCTCCGGTGTGTATGACGTTGTGGGAATGCACGGAGGCCGGGTTTTTGTGAATAGTACCGCAGGACAGGGCGCGACATTCCTGTTCACACTGCCGGCCGTGAGTATGGCCGGTGAGGAAAATAGCCATGAGCAAGCAGTCCATTCTGGTCGTAGACGACGATAA
- a CDS encoding response regulator: protein MTRVLLVEDSADVLYVLQIELEWLGYEVDAASNAGMALEAAKRVGPDIIVSDLGMPDVDGCEFMRRVRAIPALTSVPAIALTGATLERDIQKALAAGFTAHLVKPVDSSDLGQKIELLTSRRLQRKAG, encoded by the coding sequence ATGACACGAGTGCTGTTAGTCGAAGACTCGGCCGATGTCTTGTACGTTTTACAAATCGAACTGGAATGGTTGGGATATGAAGTCGACGCTGCCTCGAATGCCGGTATGGCTCTGGAGGCCGCGAAGCGGGTAGGCCCCGACATCATCGTTTCCGATCTCGGAATGCCGGATGTCGACGGATGCGAGTTCATGCGGCGGGTGCGGGCCATACCTGCACTGACTTCCGTTCCGGCGATCGCACTCACCGGAGCGACGCTCGAAAGAGATATCCAGAAAGCGCTGGCCGCCGGATTCACCGCGCATCTTGTAAAGCCTGTGGATTCGTCAGATCTTGGACAAAAAATCGAACTCCTGACGTCGCGCCGGTTACAGCGGAAGGCGGGATAG
- the hemF gene encoding oxygen-dependent coproporphyrinogen oxidase: protein MDWRDRTESYFKDLQDRIVKAVEDLDGVRFREDIWSRQSGGGGRTRILEEGKVFEKAGVNFSSVHGNLPEQFASKIPHGNGTAFFAAGVSLVLHPRSPMVPAVHANFRYLEKGDAEWFGGGTDLTPCYPYAEDASHFHRTIKQACDRNDTEFYPRFKKWCDEYFTLKHRNEMRGIGGIFFDYLQGDREKNFAFVQDVGNSFLSAYVPIVQRRLNEPYGEQERQYQLYRRGRYVEFNLLYDRGTIFGLETRGRTESILMSLPPLVRWVYDFTPAPGSLEEKALEFYQPKDWA from the coding sequence ATGGATTGGCGCGATAGAACCGAAAGCTACTTCAAAGATTTGCAGGATCGCATCGTCAAAGCGGTTGAGGATCTCGACGGTGTCCGTTTCCGCGAGGACATCTGGTCCCGGCAGAGCGGCGGCGGCGGCCGGACCCGCATCCTCGAGGAAGGAAAGGTCTTCGAAAAAGCCGGAGTCAATTTTTCCTCGGTTCACGGAAACCTGCCCGAACAGTTTGCTTCGAAAATTCCCCATGGCAACGGCACGGCGTTTTTTGCGGCAGGTGTCTCGTTGGTCCTTCACCCGCGCAGTCCAATGGTCCCCGCCGTTCATGCCAATTTTCGATATCTCGAAAAAGGTGATGCCGAATGGTTCGGCGGCGGAACCGATCTCACGCCCTGTTATCCCTATGCCGAAGATGCGTCTCATTTTCACCGCACGATCAAGCAGGCTTGTGACCGGAACGACACCGAGTTTTATCCGCGTTTCAAGAAGTGGTGTGATGAATACTTTACGTTGAAACATCGAAACGAGATGCGCGGCATCGGTGGGATTTTCTTCGACTACCTTCAGGGCGATCGCGAAAAGAACTTCGCATTTGTACAAGATGTCGGGAATTCGTTTCTGAGCGCATATGTTCCCATTGTTCAGCGGCGCCTGAATGAGCCGTATGGTGAACAGGAGCGTCAGTATCAGCTCTACCGGCGCGGAAGATATGTGGAGTTTAACCTCCTCTATGACCGCGGAACGATTTTCGGCCTGGAAACCCGCGGCCGCACCGAATCGATCCTGATGAGCCTGCCCCCGCTCGTACGCTGGGTCTACGACTTTACGCCCGCTCCCGGTTCGCTCGAAGAGAAGGCGCTCGAATTTTACCAGCCGAAAGACTGGGCCTGA
- a CDS encoding alanine--glyoxylate aminotransferase family protein produces MRKPLLFLPGPMQVPDPVRAAGDRPLFNHRSPQMLELLTRLEKGCRPLFGTTGSVLFQASSGTGAMESAVVNLTSPGDEVIVVVGGTFSMRWADIANAYGLNTRIIEVDWRRGANTEEVETGLKQWPKAEVVFHTWSESSTGVLNDMPAIGKAVRSQGKVLVADAVSGLAVSPMSMDDWNIDVVVVGSQKGLMVSPGLAVIAVGSRAWERSERTKTPRFYFDWKKLKGTVPFTPALSLLFELDGSLEFIHSQGMQKVFARRAQVADRIRDLVRRSGMEIYALKPGNGITGVIPPGGFDMVGLRRRLENDFGIQIAGGLGKIKYTIFRIGHVGHVTDEELDYFVESFERCLTA; encoded by the coding sequence ATGAGAAAGCCATTGTTGTTTTTGCCCGGCCCGATGCAGGTCCCGGATCCGGTTCGCGCAGCAGGAGACAGGCCGTTGTTCAACCACCGGTCGCCCCAGATGCTCGAATTGTTGACCAGGCTGGAGAAGGGTTGCCGGCCATTATTTGGCACGACAGGCAGCGTTTTGTTTCAGGCTTCGTCCGGCACCGGAGCGATGGAATCCGCGGTTGTGAACCTGACCTCTCCGGGGGACGAGGTTATCGTTGTGGTCGGGGGAACGTTTTCGATGCGCTGGGCCGATATTGCCAACGCGTACGGTCTGAATACCCGCATCATTGAGGTGGACTGGCGGCGCGGCGCGAACACCGAAGAAGTCGAAACGGGCCTGAAGCAGTGGCCGAAGGCCGAAGTTGTTTTTCACACCTGGAGCGAAAGCTCAACCGGCGTCCTGAACGACATGCCGGCGATTGGCAAGGCCGTTCGCTCGCAGGGCAAGGTTCTGGTTGCGGACGCGGTCTCGGGACTGGCCGTATCGCCGATGAGCATGGATGACTGGAACATTGACGTTGTCGTTGTCGGATCGCAGAAGGGATTAATGGTTTCCCCCGGACTTGCCGTGATCGCTGTCGGCAGCCGGGCGTGGGAAAGAAGCGAACGCACGAAAACCCCGCGCTTTTACTTTGATTGGAAGAAATTGAAAGGAACTGTTCCCTTTACCCCCGCATTATCGTTATTGTTTGAATTGGATGGTTCTCTGGAATTCATCCACTCTCAGGGAATGCAGAAGGTCTTTGCCCGTCGTGCCCAAGTGGCGGATCGGATCCGTGATCTGGTGAGGCGGTCGGGTATGGAAATTTATGCGCTGAAGCCTGGAAACGGAATTACCGGTGTAATTCCTCCGGGTGGGTTCGACATGGTCGGCCTGCGGCGGCGTCTCGAGAATGATTTCGGGATTCAGATTGCAGGCGGGTTAGGAAAGATAAAGTACACCATTTTCCGGATCGGCCATGTGGGGCACGTTACAGACGAGGAACTGGATTATTTCGTCGAGAGCTTTGAGCGCTGTCTAACGGCCTGA
- a CDS encoding M20/M25/M40 family metallo-hydrolase, whose product MKSDIDRYVETSQAEFESKLREWVEIPTVSAEPEHSPDIHRGAEAAVAYLRRLGGDAEAIPTPGNPVVIGKFITGTNRPTVTIYNHLDVQPANEPQWQRAPFVFHKEGNRYIGRGSTDDKGPALTALFGARYALEQGIPVNIQFIWEFEEEIGSPNFEHFLKSKAGDLRTDSIAVSDTIWIARGKPAVAYGLRGLAPVRLVLETGTKDVHSGVTGGATRNPITELCQLISECYDVKKGQVKIPGFYDDVAKLSKAERDNFLASGFSVKEFKRAHELKKMREGDAADIANRIWARPTFEVHGIVGGYTGPGVKTAIPYRAEAKISMRLVPNQRGEKILKLVRKFIKGRNPDVEFIPESVLNPYLGPHTGPHADAARDAMRSAFGRNPAFVREGGSIGAVVTMQKYLKAPIVFLGLSLPEHGYHAPNENFDWEQASGGMKMFAKYFETLSRLPL is encoded by the coding sequence ATGAAATCCGACATCGACCGATACGTGGAAACATCACAAGCTGAATTCGAATCCAAACTGCGCGAATGGGTCGAGATTCCCACAGTCAGCGCCGAACCCGAACACAGCCCGGATATCCATCGCGGAGCTGAAGCCGCCGTCGCATACCTCCGTCGACTGGGCGGCGATGCCGAAGCGATTCCGACGCCGGGAAATCCCGTTGTCATCGGCAAATTCATAACCGGAACGAATCGTCCGACAGTGACGATATACAACCACCTCGATGTTCAGCCGGCGAACGAGCCCCAGTGGCAGCGCGCTCCGTTCGTCTTCCATAAGGAAGGCAACCGGTACATCGGCCGCGGCTCGACAGACGACAAAGGACCTGCGCTGACTGCATTGTTCGGCGCGCGGTACGCTTTGGAGCAGGGCATACCGGTCAACATCCAGTTCATCTGGGAGTTTGAAGAGGAGATCGGCAGCCCGAATTTTGAGCATTTCCTGAAGAGCAAAGCGGGCGATCTCCGGACCGACTCGATCGCTGTATCCGATACGATCTGGATCGCCAGAGGCAAGCCCGCTGTGGCGTACGGACTGCGCGGGCTGGCGCCTGTGCGGCTTGTGCTCGAGACGGGAACAAAGGACGTCCATTCGGGGGTCACCGGCGGCGCCACCCGGAATCCGATAACGGAACTCTGCCAATTGATTTCCGAGTGCTATGACGTCAAGAAAGGGCAGGTGAAGATTCCGGGTTTCTACGATGACGTGGCGAAACTGTCGAAGGCCGAAAGGGACAATTTTCTGGCCTCCGGTTTCAGTGTGAAGGAATTCAAGCGCGCCCACGAACTGAAGAAAATGCGAGAGGGCGATGCGGCGGATATCGCGAACCGGATCTGGGCCCGGCCAACCTTCGAAGTCCACGGAATCGTTGGCGGTTACACCGGGCCAGGTGTGAAGACCGCCATCCCATATCGAGCCGAAGCCAAAATCAGCATGCGTCTGGTTCCCAACCAGAGAGGCGAGAAGATCCTGAAACTGGTGAGAAAGTTCATCAAAGGGCGTAACCCGGACGTGGAATTTATTCCTGAATCCGTCTTGAACCCGTATCTCGGTCCGCATACGGGGCCACACGCCGATGCGGCGCGCGACGCGATGCGAAGCGCATTCGGCAGGAATCCGGCATTCGTGCGCGAAGGCGGCTCCATCGGCGCCGTCGTCACGATGCAGAAATACCTCAAGGCGCCGATTGTATTTTTAGGCCTCAGTCTTCCGGAGCATGGCTATCACGCCCCCAACGAGAACTTCGATTGGGAGCAGGCGTCGGGCGGAATGAAGATGTTCGCAAAGTATTTCGAAACCCTATCCCGCCTTCCGCTGTAA
- a CDS encoding alpha/beta fold hydrolase, which translates to MKKWAVRLLILAACFLGFFLLVVLPVAGSFLITNSRFQYRERGPATAQAAGLAVTDVAFASSDGIPLKGWWNSGEAAMPVIIFVHGLNRSRLEMLERAADASRRGYGVLLFDLRNHGQSGHAYTTIGIFESRDVCAASKLAGQKAPGRPRVLWGVSMGASSAILAAKRCPGFQAIISDSSFLSFRDTVAHHLNLLFHLPSFPISNLIVAITAFRMGFNPDDGDVEAAIKQLNVPILFIAGSADRRMPPALAEQMYNASPNPLKQLLIVPGATHGEAFRTDRDRYLNSVYRFLETVRYNSATSHPSGGS; encoded by the coding sequence ATGAAAAAGTGGGCGGTACGATTGTTAATCCTCGCGGCCTGTTTCCTCGGATTCTTCCTTCTGGTTGTGCTTCCGGTTGCCGGATCGTTTCTCATCACCAATAGCCGCTTTCAGTACCGGGAGCGCGGACCGGCGACGGCCCAGGCTGCCGGTCTGGCGGTCACCGATGTGGCGTTTGCTTCGAGCGACGGCATTCCGCTGAAAGGCTGGTGGAACTCCGGCGAGGCGGCGATGCCGGTCATCATTTTCGTTCACGGGCTGAATCGATCGCGTCTGGAAATGCTCGAACGGGCCGCCGACGCCAGCCGTCGTGGCTACGGAGTACTGCTGTTCGACCTGAGGAATCACGGGCAGAGCGGCCATGCCTACACCACGATCGGTATCTTCGAGAGCCGCGATGTGTGCGCCGCGTCGAAACTCGCCGGGCAAAAAGCGCCCGGGCGGCCGCGGGTTTTATGGGGTGTTTCAATGGGCGCTTCCAGCGCGATTCTGGCGGCGAAACGGTGCCCCGGCTTTCAAGCCATTATTTCCGACAGCTCGTTTCTGTCGTTTCGCGATACGGTGGCGCATCACTTGAATCTTCTCTTTCACCTGCCTTCGTTTCCGATTTCCAATTTGATTGTCGCGATCACGGCTTTCCGTATGGGATTCAACCCGGACGACGGAGACGTCGAAGCCGCGATCAAACAACTCAACGTTCCCATCCTCTTTATCGCGGGGAGCGCCGACCGCCGAATGCCTCCGGCATTGGCGGAACAGATGTATAACGCTTCGCCGAACCCTCTCAAACAGCTTTTGATTGTGCCAGGCGCCACGCACGGCGAGGCTTTCAGAACGGATCGCGATCGCTATCTGAATTCCGTGTACCGGTTTCTGGAGACCGTCCGCTATAATTCGGCCACTTCGCATCCGTCAGGAGGGTCTTAA
- a CDS encoding zinc-ribbon domain-containing protein codes for MFCRFCGFHIPEDSLFCPKCGKRLGARGNPRLEKIVQRFRLKTPYPYAGLLILLFVVWVVWPRASSADYSHLKFSIELDKKVNDPAGHMYLQAFSIVIENMGSTAVTDLPIELRARIEPRKRADVEADFIGRRLLILQQGQTLPLTVVVGGTIPPHGKQRVQLNGNVETDPPFKVTYEIRDEDGRTVLANYVVEEQ; via the coding sequence ATGTTCTGCAGGTTCTGCGGATTTCACATACCCGAAGACAGCCTCTTCTGTCCGAAGTGCGGTAAGCGGCTCGGAGCGCGCGGCAACCCGCGCCTCGAAAAGATCGTTCAGCGCTTCCGGCTGAAAACGCCCTATCCTTATGCCGGGCTGCTGATTCTCCTCTTTGTCGTCTGGGTGGTCTGGCCGAGAGCCAGCAGCGCCGACTATTCGCACTTGAAATTCAGCATTGAGCTGGATAAGAAAGTCAACGATCCCGCCGGCCACATGTATTTGCAGGCGTTTTCCATCGTGATCGAGAATATGGGTTCGACGGCCGTTACAGACCTTCCGATCGAACTGCGGGCCCGAATTGAGCCTCGGAAACGGGCGGATGTCGAAGCCGACTTCATTGGCCGGCGCCTGTTGATCCTGCAGCAGGGACAAACGCTTCCGTTGACGGTTGTTGTCGGCGGCACGATCCCGCCGCACGGAAAACAACGGGTTCAACTCAACGGCAATGTGGAAACCGACCCGCCGTTCAAAGTGACCTATGAAATACGCGATGAAGACGGCCGGACTGTCCTTGCCAACTACGTGGTGGAGGAACAATGA
- a CDS encoding GNAT family N-acetyltransferase, with the protein MSARPFQIRAAAPPDMDQLCELATQLLTNIRAEGTSEDARRVFEHIMNSTDRGLVVVAENKNGTLCGYAYASYEWRAEFCGETMDIVALFVAPQWRGKGVGGGLITSLLENAKERGIRRISAEVHPGNAAIERTLESSGFDPERRTLWGFRL; encoded by the coding sequence GTGAGCGCAAGACCCTTTCAAATTCGAGCAGCGGCTCCACCAGACATGGACCAGCTTTGCGAGCTGGCGACGCAGCTGTTGACGAACATCCGCGCGGAAGGAACCAGCGAGGACGCCCGCCGCGTCTTCGAGCACATTATGAACTCAACGGACCGGGGCCTTGTGGTGGTGGCTGAAAACAAGAACGGAACACTCTGCGGCTACGCTTATGCCTCGTATGAATGGCGCGCTGAATTCTGCGGTGAAACCATGGACATCGTCGCGTTGTTCGTCGCTCCGCAATGGAGAGGCAAAGGTGTCGGCGGCGGGCTGATCACCTCGCTGCTCGAAAATGCGAAAGAGCGCGGGATTCGCCGCATCAGCGCCGAAGTTCACCCGGGAAACGCCGCGATTGAGCGAACCCTGGAATCCAGTGGGTTCGATCCGGAGCGCCGGACGCTCTGGGGCTTCCGGCTGTAG
- a CDS encoding sigma-54 dependent transcriptional regulator: protein MSKQSILVVDDDKNTRDYLAAFLGSSGYEVDCLGSGDEAIERLASGYSPSMILLDVMLPGKDGIEVLSNVKTIHPALPIIILSGIGQIKTVVEAMKIGASDYLTKPFEEEALELAIQNALEKERLKEEVKTLKQQLAYVEQGNILTSNPSMLRIIDISRHVASTDVPVLILGESGVGKEVVASFIHEQSNRMDGPFVKVNCAALPHELLESELFGYERGAFTGAIRDKMGKFEQADKGTLLLDEIGEMSPHLQAKLLHVLQDAEFSRLGGKKPVKVNVRILAATNKKLKEAVLKGEFRNDLYFRLNVIKLEVPPLRERREDIPLLCNHFLEKYRERYQSSVQIIPKDLMESFLRYDWPGNVRQLENIIKRYLILPDADITGELRNASPEAVAVPIQPVNLSLKEVAGHAAEMAEKEVVLRMLEETGWNRKESARRLKISYKALRNKLKKWQLVRERPSEGVRTLVKSA, encoded by the coding sequence ATGAGCAAGCAGTCCATTCTGGTCGTAGACGACGATAAAAACACCCGCGATTACCTCGCTGCTTTTCTGGGTTCCTCCGGCTACGAGGTCGATTGTCTGGGGTCCGGAGATGAGGCGATCGAACGTCTCGCCTCCGGGTACTCACCTTCGATGATATTGCTGGACGTGATGCTGCCCGGCAAGGACGGAATCGAGGTTTTGTCGAACGTCAAAACCATACATCCAGCGCTACCGATCATCATCCTTTCCGGAATCGGACAGATCAAGACCGTCGTTGAAGCCATGAAGATCGGCGCTTCCGACTATCTGACGAAACCGTTCGAGGAAGAAGCTCTCGAACTCGCGATCCAGAACGCGCTGGAGAAAGAACGGCTCAAAGAAGAAGTCAAGACACTGAAGCAACAGCTTGCCTACGTGGAGCAGGGAAATATCCTGACCTCAAACCCCTCGATGCTCCGGATCATCGACATCTCGCGTCACGTCGCAAGCACAGACGTACCAGTCCTGATCCTGGGCGAATCCGGCGTGGGCAAGGAGGTCGTCGCAAGTTTCATTCACGAGCAGTCGAATCGCATGGATGGCCCGTTCGTTAAAGTGAACTGCGCGGCGCTGCCGCACGAACTCCTGGAATCCGAACTGTTCGGCTACGAGCGCGGCGCCTTTACGGGAGCAATTCGAGACAAAATGGGAAAATTTGAGCAGGCGGACAAGGGAACGCTCCTGCTCGACGAAATCGGCGAAATGAGCCCGCATCTTCAGGCAAAGCTTCTCCATGTTCTCCAGGATGCCGAATTCAGCCGCCTTGGCGGCAAGAAACCGGTCAAGGTGAACGTACGGATTCTGGCGGCAACAAACAAGAAACTGAAGGAAGCCGTCCTCAAAGGCGAGTTCCGAAACGACCTGTACTTCCGGTTGAACGTGATCAAACTCGAAGTCCCCCCGCTACGCGAGCGGCGCGAGGACATCCCGCTGTTGTGCAACCACTTCCTCGAGAAGTATCGCGAGCGCTACCAGAGCTCCGTGCAGATCATCCCAAAGGACCTCATGGAGTCTTTCCTTCGCTATGACTGGCCCGGGAACGTCCGCCAGCTGGAGAATATTATTAAACGGTACCTCATTCTCCCCGACGCCGACATCACAGGCGAACTGCGGAATGCGTCGCCCGAAGCGGTCGCGGTTCCGATCCAACCCGTCAACCTCTCGCTCAAAGAGGTCGCAGGACACGCCGCGGAAATGGCGGAGAAAGAAGTTGTCCTTCGGATGCTGGAGGAGACGGGCTGGAACAGAAAGGAATCAGCCCGCCGTTTGAAAATCTCGTACAAAGCGCTGCGCAACAAGCTGAAGAAGTGGCAGCTGGTACGTGAACGGCCGTCCGAAGGTGTCCGGACGCTGGTCAAGAGCGCTTAA
- the glgP gene encoding alpha-glucan family phosphorylase codes for MQTRRFPEIPARIERLEELAYNLKWSWDYRARLLFKRLDPDVWKNTQHNPVKLLHTIEPVRLVAAGRDPDFLREYDVTMKSLDRATRRNDKWFPTQFPELAKQPIGYFSAEFGLHTSLPIYSGGLGILAGDHCKESSDLGIPLVGVGFVYPQGYFHQRIQADGWQEDIYELLDRKEAPIESASPNHEERFLVELNVGSLNVFVVVWRVNLGAMPLYLMDTDVEENQHGDRELTARLYGGDKEHRVRQEIVLGIGGVRVLRGLGIQPAVFHANEGHTAFMLLERARELVQQGQTFEEAAEQIRATSLFTTHTPVPAGHDTFPFHMMEKHFAGYWDDLALSKQEFMDLGRFGDSFNMTVLALRMCGWRNGVSYLHGRVTRRMWQVVWPELPEDKVPITFVTNGVHAPTWIAQELSLLFDRYLGPEWVDRHDDISFWNRVMDIPDEEIWSVHLLLKRKFLTFARERARDRWSRDRVEPRQVIAMGTLLDPEALTIGFARRFTGYKRAALLFHDLHRIKTMMLDQWRPVQIVFAGKAHPADEHGKHLIHQIYSLAADNGMAGHVAFIENYEMHAAHFFTQGVDVWMNNPRPPLEACGTSGQKAAMNGVLNVSVLDGWWYEGYNGNNGWAIGDPPEDLEVHYDDAGDAESLYKLLEQQIVPLYYERDQNGLPHGWIQMLKESIRSIVPRFSASRMLKEYASRFYVPASRQAVKVPQNLK; via the coding sequence ATGCAGACACGGAGATTTCCCGAGATTCCAGCGCGAATCGAGCGGCTGGAAGAACTTGCATACAATCTGAAGTGGAGTTGGGACTATCGTGCCCGGCTCCTGTTCAAGCGTCTGGATCCGGACGTCTGGAAAAATACCCAGCACAATCCCGTAAAACTTCTGCACACGATCGAGCCGGTACGTCTTGTCGCTGCCGGGCGGGATCCGGACTTCCTGCGTGAATACGACGTCACGATGAAGAGCCTCGATCGCGCAACCCGCCGGAACGACAAGTGGTTTCCAACGCAGTTCCCGGAGCTCGCCAAGCAGCCGATCGGCTATTTCTCGGCCGAGTTCGGCCTCCACACCTCGCTGCCTATTTATTCGGGCGGTCTGGGCATTCTTGCCGGAGATCACTGTAAGGAATCGAGCGACCTCGGGATTCCGCTGGTCGGCGTCGGCTTTGTTTATCCACAGGGATACTTTCACCAGCGGATTCAGGCTGATGGGTGGCAGGAAGATATTTACGAATTGCTCGACCGGAAAGAAGCACCGATCGAGTCCGCGAGCCCGAACCATGAAGAGCGATTCCTGGTCGAGCTGAATGTCGGCAGTTTGAATGTGTTCGTCGTCGTGTGGCGAGTGAATCTCGGCGCCATGCCTCTGTACTTGATGGATACCGACGTCGAAGAGAACCAGCATGGGGACCGGGAGCTCACCGCCAGGCTATACGGCGGCGACAAGGAACATCGCGTCCGTCAGGAGATTGTCCTTGGCATCGGCGGCGTTCGCGTCCTTCGCGGGCTCGGCATTCAGCCTGCCGTCTTCCACGCCAACGAGGGGCACACCGCATTCATGCTTCTCGAACGGGCCCGGGAACTCGTCCAACAGGGTCAGACCTTCGAAGAGGCCGCCGAGCAGATTCGCGCCACGAGCCTGTTCACGACCCACACGCCGGTTCCTGCCGGACACGATACGTTTCCCTTCCACATGATGGAGAAGCACTTCGCCGGCTATTGGGATGATCTTGCGCTGAGCAAGCAGGAGTTCATGGACCTGGGCCGTTTCGGAGATTCTTTCAATATGACGGTTCTGGCGCTGCGGATGTGCGGGTGGCGGAATGGAGTCAGCTATCTTCATGGCCGCGTGACGCGGCGGATGTGGCAGGTGGTCTGGCCGGAGCTGCCCGAGGACAAGGTTCCCATCACCTTCGTGACGAATGGCGTCCATGCCCCGACCTGGATCGCGCAGGAGCTAAGTTTGCTGTTCGACCGCTACCTTGGGCCGGAATGGGTCGACCGGCACGACGATATCTCGTTCTGGAACCGCGTTATGGATATTCCGGATGAGGAAATCTGGAGCGTCCATCTCCTGCTGAAACGGAAGTTTTTAACGTTTGCACGCGAGCGTGCGCGGGACCGCTGGTCGCGCGATCGGGTAGAGCCCCGGCAGGTCATCGCCATGGGGACGCTGCTCGATCCGGAAGCCTTGACGATTGGTTTCGCGCGGCGGTTTACGGGCTACAAGCGCGCCGCGCTGCTTTTCCACGATCTGCACCGGATCAAGACAATGATGCTCGATCAGTGGCGCCCCGTGCAGATTGTGTTCGCCGGCAAGGCGCATCCGGCGGACGAACACGGCAAACACCTGATCCATCAGATCTACTCGCTGGCTGCCGATAACGGCATGGCGGGTCATGTTGCCTTTATCGAGAACTATGAAATGCATGCCGCCCATTTCTTCACCCAGGGCGTGGACGTCTGGATGAATAACCCGCGGCCTCCGCTCGAGGCTTGCGGGACCAGCGGGCAGAAAGCCGCCATGAACGGCGTGCTCAACGTCAGTGTGCTCGATGGCTGGTGGTACGAAGGCTACAACGGAAATAACGGATGGGCGATCGGCGATCCGCCGGAAGATCTTGAAGTGCATTACGATGACGCCGGGGATGCCGAATCGCTGTACAAACTGCTCGAGCAGCAGATTGTTCCGCTCTACTACGAACGCGACCAGAACGGACTGCCGCACGGATGGATCCAGATGTTGAAAGAATCCATCCGCTCTATTGTTCCCAGGTTTTCCGCCAGCCGGATGCTGAAGGAATACGCGTCGCGTTTTTACGTGCCGGCGTCGAGGCAGGCGGTCAAGGTTCCGCAGAATCTGAAATAA